Genomic window (Pyramidobacter porci):
GACGCGGTCGACTACATCACCGGCGGTCATGTAGGCAGTTTTCGTCCTGACGGTTCCATTGACATGGAAATCGCCGGCATCATGGGTTCGACAAACGAACTTGGCATTGAAAATCTCAAGACTGTGGCCATCTAGGAGGAAGAGAAGATGTGTGCAGTAAAAACAATTCACTATATGAACCAGTTCTATGGTCAGATCGGCGGCGAAGAAAAAGCCGGCGTAGGCCCTTCCGTTCTCGATGGAGCTAATAACCTTGGCAAACAGATCGAAAAGGCTTTTAACGATGAAATCGTTATTGCTAAAACCATCATCTGCGGCGACAACTACGCTGCCGAGCATCCTGAAAAAATCAAGGATTTCGTTTTTCAGGTAATCAAAGACAACGATGCAGGGTTCTTTATCGCCGGTCCCTCCTTTGCCGCCGGCCGCTATGGCATGGCGTGCGGCATGCTGTGTCAGGCTGTCGCCAGAGAATTGAAACTGCCAGTTATCGCCGCCATGAACGAAGTCAGCCCCGGCGTCGATATCGCCAAACGCGACGTGTACGTCGTAAAAACGAGCGATTCCGCTCGCGATATGAAAAACGCTTTGGCCGGAATGGCACGTATCGGCACCAAGCTACTCAAAGGCGAACGCATCGGTCTGCCCGCCGAAGAAGGCTATCACCCCCGCGGCATCCGCGTTAATATTCGCGAGAAAAAGCGCGGTTCCCGCCGCGCCGTCGACATGCTGATTGCCAAAGCAACCGGCACCCCCTATCTCACGGAATTGCCCATGCCCACCTATGATCACGTACCGCCTGCGCCAGCAGTGAAAGACATCAAGCACGCGCTTCTGGCCATTGGCACTGAAGGAGGCATCGTTCCCCGAGGCAATCCCGATCACATCGAGGCCCACAACGCTTCCAAGTGGAAGAGTTACAGTCTTGTCGGCATTGAAACGCTGAAAGCCGGCGACTACGAAGTAGCCCATGGCGGTTACGATCCTGTCCCCGGCAACGCCAATCCCAATCGCGTCCTGCCGTTGGACGTGGCGCGCGCCTGTCAAAAAGAGCTTGATTTTGGCGCGTTGCTTGATGAATACCCAGTGACCGTCGGTAACGTGACCGCCGTGAAATCCGCCGAGAAGTACGGTCACGAAATGGGACTGAGACTTCAAGAGAAAGGCGTGCAAGGCATCGTTCTGACGTCCACTTGAGGCACTGGTACGCGTTGCGGTGCAACGCTTGCCCGTGAGATCGACCGTGTCGGCATCCCTGCGGTTCTGATCACGGCCGTTCCCTCGATCGCTCTGACCGTCGGCGCTAACCGCATTGTTCGCGGCGTTGCCATCCCTACACCTATCGGCAAGCCGGACGAAGAGCCTAACGACGAGTATGCAATCCGCATGAAGATCTTCAAAAAAGCGATCGAAGCTCTTGCAACTTCAATCGACAAGCAGACGGTCTTCAACGTTGACTAGAAATGTTAGTTCTGTCCAATAATCCTCAGGTCTGGGATTCTTGTCAGGTGAACTATGAACGGATTGAAGGCACGCCGCGGGAAGTCCTGTATAGAGCGCTTGACCTGGTGGGAAGCGGGGAGTATTCTCTCTTTGCGCACCCCGTCGCAGGGAATGAACGTCTTCTGCGCAACCCTTACCGCACGGTGGTTTTGACTCAGACCCCGCCGGCGCGCAGACGCATCCCGCAGGATCGACAGACGGCTTTCATCAACAGAGCCCTGGACAAAGTGGAAGACATCGAATACGGCGAGATTCCCGCCGGAACTCACGCGGATTACGCAACCGTCGATTTCGAGCTTTTCAAAACGACGATGAACAGCGCTGAAAACGGGGAGCGGCAAGAGCTCCTCTCTCTCCGGCAGCAAAAATTCAAAACGTGGTGATTGGCATGAGCATCAAAGAAAGACTGAAAGAACTGGGCATCGAGCTTCCGCCCGCGAACAAGCCCACGGGATCCTATGTGCCCGCCACGGCTTCGGGAACGCTGTGCTTCTCCTCCGGACAGACGCCGCGCGTCAACGGCGAGGTCGCGTACACCGGCACAATGGGCGCAGAAAACGGCCCCAGCCTCGAAGAAGCCTACGCGGCCGCCCGCGTCTGCGCCATCAACTGTCTGGCCGCCGTCGACATGGCCGCCGGGCTGGACAACGTGGCACGCGTCCTCAAGGTCACAGGCTTCATCAACGCCGCTCCGGGCTTCACGCAGACGGCCAAAGTGCTGAACGGCGCCTCCGAT
Coding sequences:
- a CDS encoding RidA family protein, whose amino-acid sequence is MSIKERLKELGIELPPANKPTGSYVPATASGTLCFSSGQTPRVNGEVAYTGTMGAENGPSLEEAYAAARVCAINCLAAVDMAAGLDNVARVLKVTGFINAAPGFTQTAKVLNGASDLLLEVFAQAGRHARSAIGIQALPGNAVVEVEIVVRLKEPREFPAD
- a CDS encoding glycine/betaine/sarcosine/D-proline family reductase selenoprotein B, which encodes MCAVKTIHYMNQFYGQIGGEEKAGVGPSVLDGANNLGKQIEKAFNDEIVIAKTIICGDNYAAEHPEKIKDFVFQVIKDNDAGFFIAGPSFAAGRYGMACGMLCQAVARELKLPVIAAMNEVSPGVDIAKRDVYVVKTSDSARDMKNALAGMARIGTKLLKGERIGLPAEEGYHPRGIRVNIREKKRGSRRAVDMLIAKATGTPYLTELPMPTYDHVPPAPAVKDIKHALLAIGTEGGIVPRGNPDHIEAHNASKWKSYSLVGIETLKAGDYEVAHGGYDPVPGNANPNRVLPLDVARACQKELDFGALLDEYPVTVGNVTAVKSAEKYGHEMGLRLQEKGVQGIVLTSTUGTGTRCGATLAREIDRVGIPAVLITAVPSIALTVGANRIVRGVAIPTPIGKPDEEPNDEYAIRMKIFKKAIEALATSIDKQTVFNVD
- a CDS encoding GrdX family protein → MLVLSNNPQVWDSCQVNYERIEGTPREVLYRALDLVGSGEYSLFAHPVAGNERLLRNPYRTVVLTQTPPARRRIPQDRQTAFINRALDKVEDIEYGEIPAGTHADYATVDFELFKTTMNSAENGERQELLSLRQQKFKTW